From Scomber japonicus isolate fScoJap1 chromosome 22, fScoJap1.pri, whole genome shotgun sequence, one genomic window encodes:
- the LOC128383534 gene encoding E3 ubiquitin-protein ligase TRIM39-like: MASALSEDQLQCSICLDVFNNPTSLPCGHNFCLDCIKQFWVTRRHKPAECPLCKETFKKRPELRINIDLKDITEQFQRSLKDKPRYKPTPVIPSNKDITCDVCHEIKSTAVKSCVVCQESYCVTHLISHLRDPVMTKHRLMDPYTFVNSHMCSNHRKPLEIFCRNDQTPLCAKCVETDHKYHKVLPIEKECSRIKTQMQKIEAEFQQMIQDRNVKIEEIKNSVEMSKKIKEEEIHKSLQVFTMMISAIESNQALLIEELEKKQEAAEKKAQEFVSKLEQEINELQRRCNELVYLGDSNDTLHLLQSFPSLSAPLCPADWSGVTVHSDNYIGTVRRTCSKLVDICQEFEKKLSAVEVSKTNQYAVDVTLDPDTAAGWLILSPDGKKVSVSSQQRKLPENPGRFDSCVSVLGKQSFTFGRRYWVVQVGDKTDWDLGVARESINRKGAITVRPDSGYWAICRRKGGSLSACAGPSVTLHLQETPQKVGIFLDIEEGEVSFYDAETKTHIYTYAECTFTEALYPYLNPCLHDNGKNTAPLIICPVLSTEETVEF, encoded by the exons ATGGCCTCTGCATTGTCCGAGGATCAGTTACAATGCAGCATCTGTCTGGACGTCTTCAACAACCCTACCTCCCTCCCATGTGGGCACAACTTCTGCCTGGATTGCATCAAACAATTCTGGGTTACAAGAAGACATAAGCCTGCTGAGTGTCCGCTGTGCAAAGAGACCTTCAAAAAACGACCAGAACTCAGGATCAACATAGACTTAAAAGACATCACGGAGCAATTTCAAAG GTCTCTGAAGGACAAGCCAAGATACAAACCAACCCCTGTGATACCATCGAATAAAG ATATTACCTGTGACGTCTGCCACGAAATCAAGTCAACAGCAGTGAAGTCGTGCGTAGTGTGCCAGGAATCCTACTGTGTAACCCACCTGATATCTCATCTGAGGGATCCAGTGATGACAAAACACAGGCTGATGGATCCGTACACCTTTGTCAATAGTCACATGTGCAGTAATCACAGAAAGCCGCTGGAGATATTCTGCAGGAATGACCAAACTCCCCTGTGTGCAAAATGCGTAGAGACAGATCATAAATACCACAAAGTCCTCCCCATAGAGAAGGAGTGCAGTAGAATCAAG ACTCAGATGCAGAAGATCGAAGCAGAGTTTCAACAGATGATTCAGGACAGAAACGTAAAGATTGAGGAGATCAAAAATTCAGTGGAGATGAGCAAA AAAATCAAAGAAGAAGAGATACATAAGAGTCTGCAGGTCTTCACCATGATGATTAGTGCCATTGAGAGTAACCAGGCTTTACTCATTGAGGAGCtggagaagaagcaggaggcaGCTGAGAAGAAAGCACAAGAGTTTGTCAGCAAATTGGAGCAAGAAATTAATGAGCTGCAGAGGAGATGCAATGAGCTGGTTTACCTGGGGGACAGCAATGACACACTTCACCTCCTGCAG TCCTTTCCTTCTCTGAGCGCTCCACTGTGCCCCGCGGACTGGTCCGGCGTTACAGTGCACTCAGACAACTACATAGGGACAGTGAGGAGAACTTGCTCCAAGCTGGTCGACATCTGCCAGGAGTTTGAAAAGAAATTGTCTGCAGTTG aaGTGAGCAAGACCAATCAGTATGCAG TGGATGTGACTCTGGATCCTGACACTGCTGCAGGCTGGCTGATTCTGTCCCCAGATGGGAAAAAG GTGAGTGTCAGCTCCCAGCAGAGGAAGCTCCCTGAAAACCCCGGCAGGTTCGACTCCTGCGTCTCTGTTCTGGGGAAACAAAGCTTCACCTTTGGAAGACGCTATTGGGTAGTTCAG gttggTGATAAAACAGACTGGGATCTTGGTGTGGCCAGGGAGTCCATCAACAGGAAGGGGGCCATCACGGTACGTCCCGACAGTGGTTACTGGGCGATCTGTCGACGGAAAGGTGGCAGCCTGAGCGCCTGTGCTGGCCCCTCCGTCACCCTCCACCTCCAGGAAACCCCACAGAAAGTAGGCATCTTCCTGGACATTGAGGAAGGGGAGGTCTCCTTCTATGATGCAGAAACAAAGACTCACATTTATACTTACGCTGAATGCACGTTCACTGAGGCTCTCTATCCGTACTTAAACCCATGTCTTCATGACAACGGGAAGAACACGGCCCCTTTGATtatctgtcctgtcctgtccactGAAGAGACGGTAGAGTTTTGA
- the LOC128383535 gene encoding cerebellin-2-like: MSNEREKVAFSALTNYGAAYGPFDMDKTLVYKKVITNIGNGYDPSTGIFTAPVAGIYHFTFLYHAGGERASKLILKRNGEEITMTGDNKSQYEKSNNGGNAVCLQMKKMDRVCVVLAANCHVWGSEHTSFSGFLVCEE, encoded by the exons ATGTCAAACG agagagaaaaggtggCATTCAGTGCCTTGACAAACTATGGTGCAGCCTACGGACCCTTCGACATGGACAAAACGCTGGTGTACAAGAAAGTGATTACTAACATCGGTAATGGCTACGACCCCTCTACAG GTATCTTTACTGCACCTGTTGCGGGTATTTATCATTTTACCTTCTTATATCATGCTGGAGGAGAGCGAGCATCAAAGCTGATCCTGAAGAGGAATGGGGAAGAAATTACCATGACGGGTGATAACAAATCACAGTACGAGAAGTCTAATAATGGAGGAAATGCAGTGTGCCTGCAAATGAAGAAAATGGATAGGGTGTGTGTGGTCCTGGCTGCAAATTGTCATGTTTGGGGATCTGAGCATACTAGCTTCAGCGGCTTTCTGGTCTGTGAAGAATGA
- the LOC128383918 gene encoding E3 ubiquitin-protein ligase TRIM39-like — MASSGSIIEGKHLQCSICQQVFTDPVTTPCGHNFCQACIQRVWDSSEVCQCPTCSKPFTPRPEISINAAFKELADMFRKMSVSLSASPPCTAKQGEVVCDVCATTSLQVKAFKSCLVCLTSYCESHLEPHQRVATLKIHKLIDPVKDLQDRMCKKHERLLEMFCRNEQKCVCQFCTETEHKDHQAVTIEDESVQRKVLMKKTEADFQQMIEERQNKVEEIKNCVKLSAMSAEKELRESNHLFTSLISSAEERRDEINAEIEEKQKKAERRAEELINALQQEIVELQRRNSELEDLGNTEDHLHLLQRFPSLTSPPPTREWTEIGVHPKLCVGTVRTALSKLDNTLKSELDNLKKEEMKRVQKYAVDVVLDPDTAHPNIILSADGKQAGRGELLYIVPDNPQRFDPVICVVSKKGFLSGRFYFQVSVGAKTFWDLGVVKESVNRKGMITSKPENGYWTVRMRNGDEYRALDSPSVLLSLKEKPQIVGVFTDYEEGTVSFFNVDSKCHIYTFTGCSFSERIFPFFSPGVYDEGKNAAPLVITAVNPKT; from the exons ATGGCTTCCTCAGGTAGCATCATAGAGGGAAAACATTTGCAGTGCTCCATCTGCCAGCAAGTGTTCACCGATCCAGTCACTACTCCCTGCGGACACAACTTCTGCCAGGCATGCATCCAAAGAGTGTGGGATAGCAGTGAAGTCTGCCAGTGTCCCACCTGTAGCAAACCATTCACACCTCGCCCTGAAATAAGCATCAACGCAGCCTTCAAAGAGCTGGCAGACATGTTCAGAAAGATGTCAGTCAGCCTGTCTGCTTCACCGCCGTGCACAGCCAAACAAGGCGAGGTGGTGTGTGATGTATGTGCCACCACGTCTCTGCAGGTGAAGGCGTTCAAGTCCTGCTTGGTGTGTTTGACCTCATACTGTGAATCCCACCTGGAGCCTCACCAGAGAGTCGCCACCTTGAAAATCCACAAGCTGATCGATCCGGTGAAGGACTTGCAGGACAGGATGTGTAAGAAGCACGAGAGGCTGCTGGAGATGTTCTGCAGGAACGAGCAGAAGTGTGTGTGCCAGTTCTGCACCGAGACCGAGCACAAAGATCACCAGGCTGTTACAATAGAGGATGAGAGCGTGCAGAGGAAG GTCCTAATGAAGAAGACTGAGGCAGATTTCCAGCAGATGATTGAGGAGCGACAGAACAAAGTGGAGGAGATCAAAAACTGTGTGAAGCTCAGTGCT ATGAGTGCAGAGAAGGAGTTAAGGGAGAGCAACCATCTCTTTACGTCTCTGATTAGCTCAGCTGAAGAGCGACGGGACGAAATCAACGCAGAGATTGAGgagaagcaaaaaaaagcagagaggagggcAGAGGAGCTCATCAATGCGCTGCAGCAGGAAATCGTTGAGCTCCAGAGGAGAAACAGTGAGCTGGAGGACCTGGGGAACACAGAGGATCATCTGCACCTCTTACAG AGGTTTCCCTCACTTACGTCACCTCCACCCACCAGAGAATGGACGGAGATTGGTGTCCACCCCAAGCTCTGTGTAGGGACAGTAAGGACGGCGCTATCCAAACTGGACAACACCCTGAAGAGTGAACTGGACAACCTGAAGAAAGAAG AAATGAAGAGGGTGCAGAAATATGCAG TTGACGTGGTGTTAGACCCGGACACCGCCCATCCAAACATCATCCTGTCAGCCGACGGGAAGCAGGCGGGCCGTGGCGAGCTACTGTACATCGTGCCTGACAACCCTCAACGCTTCGACCCGGTCATCTGCGTTGTGAGTAAGAAAGGCTTCCTGTCCGGGAGGTTCTACTTTCAG GTTTCAGTGGGGGCAAAGACCTTTTGGGACCTGGGCGTGGTCAAAGAATCTGTCAATAGGAAGGGGATGATCACCTCCAAGCCGGAGAACGGCTATTGGACGGTACGAATGAGAAACGGAGACGAGTACCGCGCACTGGATTCACCGTCAGTCCTTCTGTCTCTCAAGGAGAAACCGCAGATTGTCGGAGTGTTTACTGACTACGAGGAGGGGACGGTCTCGTTCTTTAACGTGGACTCCAAGTGTCACATCTATACCTTCACTGGGTGTTCGTTTTCTGAGCGGATTTTCCCTTTCTTCAGCCCGGGTGTTTATGATGAAGGGAAGAATGCCGCGCCATTGGTCATTACAGCTGTCAATCCCAAAACATAG
- the LOC128383807 gene encoding GRB2-associated-binding protein 1-like codes for MSGAGEVVCEGWLRKSPPEKKLRRYAWKRRWFVLRSGRLSGEPDVLQYYKNQQSRRPIRTINLNLCEQVDAGLSFTKKELENSFVFDLRTEERTWYLVAESEEDMNRWVSSICLLCGFNPTDDIPERPPVPSSISTITATGGTAGGTTVTGSVPPPYDPVSVRHLEPDGSIEEDYLWLSHCQSHIRPPLGSSTSLETDYSDSLYPPPSATSSSSSSSSSPSLLPKGLASSSSGLRSAPWTVSTMTSPLSQSVDASMTPDPQKRAGRPRCHPSPHPRKHSLDFHLRPVAVPLGNDTHFGLHLNAHSYTTSGYQIPRPASTPLSRPPHRPSSTPSVDSLTQAELHASTPAPPPRPPKPSAITAQGESSVVGTGLATLPRSTSKSERRDVCVEGAGGLPRCNTVATSGRTQQGCESFYIPRSLSERASIFEFSESFNSYFFNKGMVPLGSVCSEDDDVDENYVPMSAATTEPPVAPRVPPPPSATSDHSVQLQDGNYVPMTPLTPCPPSHPTVAAGDLASLGRQVPPPAHMGFRNSPLTPVTPLTPPIRRHTINPAGGAEVVAMPPPIHRNLKPQRRGVSVTQPAERTDGHSAGEPTHKTRVKPAPLDIPPMQQDWQEVPPPVRSPVTRTFTRGPSRRPTVRPTSAHSSSPSSDSDDPDDNYVAMTTSNLSFSAGEQSLRLMLHRASESGVSSPLLRRARGDKQVEYLDLDLHTGRSTSTRQKRSTAEGGTGENKQAGPGEERARGGRTRVDYVVVDPKRTKALRNTREAWHDGRMSTEKEKC; via the exons GCATGGAAGAGGCGTTGGTTCGTGTTGCGTAGCGGTCGGCTTAGCGGGGAGCCGGACGTCTTGCAATACTACAAGAACCAGCAGTCCCGTCGGCCAATCAGGACCATCAACCTGAACCTGTGTGAACAG GTGGATGCTGGCCTGTCGTTCACAAAGAAGGAGCTGGAAAACAGCTTCGTGTTTGACCTGAGGACTGAGGAGAGAACCTGGTACCTGGTGGCCGAGTCCGAGGAGGACATGAACCGCTGGGTGTCGTCAATCTGCCTTCTGTGTGGTTTCAACCCAACTGATGACA tCCCTGAGAGACCCCCCGTCCCGTCTTCCATCTCCACGATAACTGCAACCGGTGGCACTGCCGGCGGCACCACGGTAACAGGGTCAGTCCCACCCCCCTACGACCCGGTGAGTGTGAGGCACCTGGAGCCCGATGGCAGCATAGAAGAAGACTACCTGTGGCTATCGCACTGCCAGAGTCACATCAG gCCTCCTTTAGGTTCCTCCACCTCTCTGGAAACTGACTACAGTGACAGCCTCTACCCTCCTCCCTCCGccacctcctcttcatcctcctcttcctcatctccatccctccttcccaaGGGTCTcgcctcttcttcctctggttTGAGGTCAGCCCCTTGGACAGTTTCCACAATGACAAGCCCTCTCAGTCAGTCTGTGGATGCCAGCATGACCCCTGACCCCCAGAAACGTGCTGGCAGACCTCGATGTCATCCTTCTCCACATCCTAGAAAGCACTCTTTAGATTTCCACCTGCGTCCTGTGGCGGTGCCTCTCGGTAATGACACACACTTTGGCCTGCATTTAAACGCACACTCCTACACCACCAGTGGTTACCAGATCCCCCGCCCGGCATCTACCCCTCTGTCACGCCCTCCTCACCGCCCGTCCTCTACTCCCAGTGTGGACTCTCTAACCCAGGCAGAACTGCACGCCTCCACCCCGGCTCCTCCTCCACGCCCACCAAAGCCCTCGGCCATCACGGCCCAGGGAGAGAGCTCAGTTGTGGGAACAGGTCTGGCCACACTCCCCCGATCCACTTCAAagtcagagaggagggatgTTTGTGTGGAGGGAGCGGGAGGCCTGCCAAGGTGTAACACTGTTGCTACATCAGGACGCACACAGCAAG gctgtgAGTCTTTTTACATCCCTCGCTCCTTGTCTGAGAGAGCAAGCATTTTTGAGTTCAGCGAGAGCTTCAACAGCTACTTT tttaaTAAAGGCATGGTACCTCTGGGTAGTGTTTGCTCTGAAGATGATGATGTGGATGAAAACTATGTTCCCATGAGCGCCGCCACCACCGAGCCTCCTGTTGCACCGAG ggttcctcctcctccttcagcgACCTCTGATCACTCTGTCCAGCTCCAGGATGGAAACTACGTCCCCATGACTCCCCTCACCCCTTGCCCTCCGTCTCATCCAACGGTTGCCGCTGGTGACCTGGCGTCCCTGGGGAGGCAAGTGCCCCCACCTGCCCACATGGGTTTCCGTAACTCCCCTCTGACTCCGGTCACCCCCCTCACCCCGCCGATCCGAAGGCACACCATAAACCCTGCCGGTGGGGCGGAGGTGGTTGCCATGCCCCCTCCGATCCACCGCAACCTGAAGCCACAACGCAGAG GAGTTTCTGTTACTCAGCCTGCAGAGAGAACCGATGGCCACTCCGCTGGAGAGCCGACGCACAAAACGAGAG tGAAACCAGCTCCTCTGGACATCCCTCCAATGCAGCAGGACTGGCAGGAAGTCCCGCCCCCTGTCCGCTCGCCTGTCACTCGAACCTTCACACGagg TCCATCCAGGCGTCCAACAGTCAGGCCGACCTCAGCTCACAGCTCGTCACCCTCTTCTGATTCAGATGATCCTGATGATAACtatgttgccatgacaacctCCAACCTCAGCTTCAGCGCTGGGGAACAG TCTCTGAGACTTATGCTGCACCGCGCCTCAGAGAGTGGAGTTAGCAGCCCGTTGCTACGGCGAGCCAGAGGTGACAAACAAGTGGAGTACTTGGACCTGGACCTCCACACTGGACGATCAACATCAACCAGACAG AAACGCAGCACAGCAGAAGGTGGAACAGGAGAGAACAAGCAAGCGGGACCAGGTGAGGAGCGTGCACGTGGCGGGCGTACACGTGTGGACTACGTGGTGGTGGACCCCAAAAGGACCAAAGCCCTGAGGAACACCAGGGAAGCATGGCATGATGGGAGGATGTCCACGGAGAAGGAGAAATGCTAg